Genomic window (Dictyoglomus thermophilum H-6-12):
TATCCAGGATCTACTATATAAAATTCCTACGAAAAAGTTGGTTATTGAGAATCGGTTTGCTACTTTTATAAGATGGAGTATATTCATAATTTTGGTGATAATTATTCCTTACATAACCCTTGAGCCATGGTTTTGTAAGCTTTGCCCTGCAGGAACTCTTGAGGCAGGTATTCCTCAAATATTGCTTCATCCACCATTACGAAGTTTGATTGGTTTTCTTTTTGCAATTAAAATTTTTATTCTTACTATTTTTATTATCTCGAGCATATTTATCTCCAGACCTTTCTGTAGGTTTGTATGTCCTCTTGGGACTATCCTTTCTGTGTTTAATAAGATTTCCTTTTATCAACTCGAGGTAAAGCCAACCTGCTCTCAGTGTAGTCTTTGCAAGCCAAAATGTCCTGTAAATATTGAGGTTTATGAGGATCCTAATTCTACTCACTGTATAAGATGTCATGAGTGTTTTTCCTGTGGGCAGGTTAATTGGAAAATAAAGTGAAAAGGGTGATATATTATGAAAATTACTTTTTATGGGGCCGCTGGAGAAGTTACAGGATCGTGCTATCTTCTTGAGAATAATTTTAAGTATCTTGTGGATTGTGGTATCTTTCAAGGTAAATCAGAGAGGGAGAATGAAAGCCCGTTTTTATTTGATCCAAAGGAGATAAAAGCGGTTATTTTAACCCATGCCCATTTAGATCATTCAGGTAGAATTCCAAAGCTTGTTAAAGAAGGTTTTAAAGGCAAAATCTATGCTACTTATCCCACCATTGAGCTTTGCGAGATTTTATGGCTGGATACTGTAAAGTTGATGAAGGAAGAAGTAGAAAGAATAAATAGAAAGAATTTAAGGTCAGGAAAACCTCTTGTGGAGCCT
Coding sequences:
- a CDS encoding 4Fe-4S binding protein, coding for MRRRRSFLKLRSLWQSISLIIINSYFLAPWGKYIPIPVFNCYSCPLASFACPIGTLQHFIVLHKFPFFTLGILFLAGILLGRFFCGWLCPFGFIQDLLYKIPTKKLVIENRFATFIRWSIFIILVIIIPYITLEPWFCKLCPAGTLEAGIPQILLHPPLRSLIGFLFAIKIFILTIFIISSIFISRPFCRFVCPLGTILSVFNKISFYQLEVKPTCSQCSLCKPKCPVNIEVYEDPNSTHCIRCHECFSCGQVNWKIK